The Pseudomonas eucalypticola genome has a window encoding:
- the gspF gene encoding type II secretion system inner membrane protein GspF, producing the protein MARFHYRVLDSDGSARQGVLDAADRQALALQLQRQGALVLHIEPAGGRWLAWSPRRGLGTAALAAFTQQLAILLTAGLALDRALGILVNAPGKAQAPVRALIGRVRERVQAGQPLSAALALEPDPFTPLYLSLVRAGEAGGALPDSLRQLADYLERSQALRGEVINALIYPAFLVVGVLGSLVLLLAYVVPQFVPIFQDLGVPIPLVTEVILGLGQFFNRFGLMVLAALIVAGLLGRRALREPARRLRWDRRLLGWPVLGNLVRRLEAARVARTLGTLLENGVALLAALKITCDVAANRAVRAQLQAATEKVKGGGSLARALAHDNQLPDLALQMIQVGEEAGELDTMLLKVAEVFDAEARRSIARLLAALVPTLTIVMAVLVAFIMLAIMLPLMSLTSNI; encoded by the coding sequence ATGGCTCGTTTTCATTACCGCGTGCTGGACAGCGATGGCAGTGCCCGCCAAGGGGTGCTGGACGCCGCCGATCGCCAGGCCCTGGCGCTGCAACTGCAACGCCAGGGTGCCCTGGTCTTGCACATCGAACCGGCGGGTGGCCGGTGGCTGGCGTGGTCGCCGCGCCGCGGGCTGGGCACTGCGGCGCTGGCGGCGTTCACCCAACAGCTGGCGATTCTGCTCACCGCCGGGCTGGCGCTGGACCGCGCCCTGGGCATTCTCGTCAACGCGCCGGGCAAGGCCCAGGCGCCGGTGCGTGCCCTGATCGGCCGAGTGCGCGAGCGGGTTCAGGCCGGCCAGCCATTGTCGGCGGCGCTGGCCCTGGAGCCCGACCCGTTTACCCCGCTGTACCTGAGCCTGGTGCGGGCCGGGGAGGCGGGCGGGGCGCTGCCGGACAGCCTGCGGCAACTGGCCGACTACCTGGAACGCAGCCAGGCGTTGCGGGGCGAGGTCATCAATGCGCTGATCTACCCGGCGTTCCTGGTGGTGGGGGTGCTGGGCTCACTGGTGCTGTTGCTGGCCTATGTGGTGCCGCAGTTCGTGCCGATCTTTCAGGACCTGGGCGTGCCCATTCCGTTGGTGACCGAGGTGATTCTGGGGCTGGGGCAGTTCTTCAATCGGTTTGGCTTGATGGTGTTGGCAGCGTTGATCGTCGCCGGGCTGCTGGGTCGCCGTGCGCTGCGTGAGCCGGCCAGGCGCCTGCGTTGGGACCGACGCCTGCTGGGCTGGCCCGTGCTGGGCAACCTGGTGCGGCGCCTGGAAGCGGCGCGCGTGGCGCGCACCTTGGGGACACTGCTGGAAAACGGCGTAGCGCTGCTCGCGGCGCTGAAGATCACTTGCGACGTGGCGGCCAACCGCGCTGTGCGCGCCCAGTTGCAGGCGGCCACCGAAAAGGTCAAGGGCGGCGGCTCGTTGGCCCGAGCCTTGGCCCATGACAACCAACTGCCCGACCTGGCCTTGCAGATGATCCAGGTGGGGGAGGAAGCCGGTGAGCTGGACACGATGCTGCTCAAGGTCGCCGAAGTGTTCGACGCCGAAGCCCGCCGCAGCATCGCCCGGTTGCTGGCGGCCCTGGTGCCGACCCTGACCATCGTCATGGCGGTGCTGGTGGCCTTCATCATGTTGGCCATCATGCTGCCGCTGATGAGCCTGACCAGTAATATCTGA
- the gspD gene encoding type II secretion system secretin GspD, giving the protein MPSSFALLPLFVALALAGCTTPPHSLDTDNSLEREALRGTGDQRGPVAATPMPAAAANPPGAPSGGQRQIIQGNQRFIQGPANSVGRPVAAGPRQGDGSAGVMFNFNNQSIVAVINTIMGDLLQENYSIAQGVTGDVSFSTSKPVDKAQSMAILESLLSWTNNAMIRQGDRYLILPANQAVAGQLVPSMGMRQPAAGLSVRLFSLRFISAAEMQKLLKPFARENAFLLVDPARNVLGMAGTADELANYQASIDTFDVDWLRGMSISVFGLQRATVAELLPELQKVFGPDSGTPLAGMLRFMPIERTNSVVAISSQPQYLQEVGEWIRTIDNGGGNEPQLYVYDVRNMKAQDLARYLRQIYGSGAIKEEPAAEVAPGLTTTTLSTPIGGAGSNYAGVGNGSLSNLSRTGGLGQNGNGLGQMANAQANPQQPTDTQDEPEASSADASGRKSLDDSTRITAQQISNQLLIRTRPSQWAEIESAIRRLDNPPMQVQIETRILEVSLTGELDLGVQWYLGRLAGNSTTTGIGDVSGSQGALGSGGAGLGATDSLFYSFVSNNLQIAIHALESSGKTQVLSAPSLVVMNNQQAQIQVGDDIPISQTTVNTIASDTTLSSVEYIQTGVILDVTPRINPGGLVYMDIKQQVSDAGTTTATDVNPRISTRSIATQVAVQSGQTVLLGGLIKQDDAQTVAKVPYLGSIPGLGWLFGSTGRTKARTELIVLITPRVVTSNSQAREVTDEYRQQMQLIKP; this is encoded by the coding sequence ATGCCGTCGTCCTTTGCCCTGCTGCCGCTGTTCGTCGCACTGGCCCTGGCCGGTTGCACCACACCGCCCCATAGCCTGGACACCGACAACAGCCTGGAACGCGAGGCCCTGCGCGGCACCGGTGACCAGCGCGGCCCGGTTGCCGCCACGCCCATGCCGGCCGCGGCAGCCAACCCGCCCGGTGCGCCCAGCGGTGGCCAGCGGCAGATCATCCAGGGCAACCAGCGCTTCATTCAAGGCCCCGCCAACAGTGTGGGCAGGCCGGTGGCCGCGGGCCCGCGCCAGGGCGACGGCAGCGCCGGGGTCATGTTCAACTTCAACAACCAGTCCATCGTCGCGGTCATCAACACCATCATGGGCGACCTGTTGCAGGAGAACTACAGCATCGCCCAGGGCGTCACGGGAGACGTGTCGTTTTCCACCTCCAAACCGGTGGACAAGGCCCAGTCCATGGCCATTCTCGAATCGCTGCTGTCCTGGACCAACAACGCCATGATTCGCCAGGGTGACCGTTACCTGATCCTGCCGGCCAACCAGGCGGTGGCCGGGCAACTGGTGCCGTCCATGGGCATGCGTCAACCCGCCGCCGGGCTGTCGGTGCGGCTCTTCTCGCTGCGCTTCATTTCCGCCGCTGAAATGCAGAAACTGCTCAAGCCCTTCGCCCGCGAGAACGCGTTCCTGCTGGTGGACCCGGCGCGCAATGTATTGGGGATGGCCGGCACTGCCGATGAGCTGGCCAACTACCAGGCCAGCATCGACACCTTCGACGTCGACTGGTTGCGCGGCATGTCCATCAGCGTGTTCGGCCTGCAGCGCGCGACGGTGGCCGAGCTGCTGCCCGAACTGCAGAAGGTTTTCGGGCCCGACAGCGGCACGCCCTTGGCCGGCATGCTGCGCTTCATGCCCATCGAGCGCACCAATTCGGTGGTGGCCATTTCTTCGCAACCCCAGTACCTGCAGGAAGTGGGCGAGTGGATACGCACCATCGACAACGGCGGTGGCAACGAGCCGCAGTTGTACGTGTACGACGTGCGCAACATGAAGGCCCAGGACCTGGCCCGCTACCTGCGGCAGATCTATGGCAGCGGCGCGATCAAAGAGGAGCCCGCCGCCGAGGTGGCGCCCGGCCTGACCACCACTACCTTGAGTACCCCCATCGGCGGCGCTGGCAGCAACTATGCAGGCGTGGGCAACGGCAGCCTGAGCAATCTGTCACGCACAGGCGGCCTGGGGCAGAATGGCAACGGCCTTGGCCAGATGGCCAATGCCCAAGCCAACCCGCAACAGCCCACTGACACTCAGGATGAACCCGAGGCCTCCAGCGCCGACGCCTCGGGCCGCAAGAGCCTGGACGACAGCACGCGCATCACCGCGCAGCAGATCAGCAACCAGCTGTTGATCCGCACGCGGCCCAGCCAGTGGGCCGAAATCGAGAGCGCCATCCGCCGCCTGGACAACCCGCCCATGCAGGTCCAGATCGAAACCCGGATCCTGGAAGTGTCGTTGACCGGCGAACTGGACCTGGGCGTGCAGTGGTACCTGGGCCGCCTGGCCGGTAACTCGACCACCACCGGAATCGGTGATGTGTCCGGCAGCCAGGGTGCCCTGGGCAGTGGCGGGGCCGGGCTGGGGGCGACCGATTCGCTGTTCTATTCGTTCGTCAGCAACAACCTGCAGATAGCCATCCACGCCCTTGAGTCCAGCGGCAAGACCCAGGTGCTGTCCGCCCCGTCGCTGGTGGTGATGAACAACCAGCAAGCGCAAATCCAGGTGGGCGATGACATCCCCATCAGCCAGACCACGGTCAACACCATCGCCTCCGACACCACCCTGAGCAGCGTGGAATACATCCAGACCGGGGTCATCCTGGACGTGACGCCGCGTATCAACCCCGGCGGCCTGGTGTACATGGACATCAAGCAACAGGTCAGCGATGCCGGTACCACCACGGCCACCGACGTCAACCCGCGCATTTCCACGCGTTCCATCGCAACCCAGGTGGCGGTGCAAAGCGGCCAGACCGTGCTGCTGGGCGGCCTGATCAAACAGGACGATGCCCAGACCGTGGCCAAAGTGCCCTACCTGGGCTCCATTCCCGGCCTGGGCTGGTTATTCGGTTCGACCGGGCGCACCAAGGCGCGCACCGAACTGATCGTGCTGATTACCCCACGTGTCGTGACCAGTAACAGCCAGGCGCGGGAAGTCACCGACGAATACCGCCAACAGATGCAGTTGATCAAACCCTGA
- the gspE gene encoding type II secretion system ATPase GspE codes for MVMQPSADGRPATSTARPPEPDAVEALCAWLADHAGLKPADLERALRLAPAGSPHSALPGLLTRLGLVSEQEMARGWAAVLGLPLQGGDTAPDTLEPLPALSERFLRHHQVVPVGWQEGTLQLLMADPHHVYPLRAAAYAAGCPVARCVGTRSDIDSLIERYYGQGRSAMGSLVEHLDGGHGDQADDIEHLKDLASEAPVIRMVNLILQRAVEQRASDIHIEPFESQFKVRYRVDGVLLDGEAPPAASAPAVISRVKIMARLDIAERRLPQDGRIMLRLQGKELDLRVSTVPTSFGESVVMRLLDRQTVSFDLPSLGFDGARLQGFLALLDRPHGILLVTGPTGSGKTTTLYTALTRLNTSERKIITVEDPVEYQIEGINQIQVKPAIGLDFAATLRSIVRQDPDVIMIGEMRDLETCRIAIQSSLTGHLVLSTLHTNSAAASITRLLDMGVESYMIASTVIGILAQRLVRRLDPACSEAFEAPPALVAEHGLDRFTDQRPIRLYRPRTDAPGGGYRGRCAITELLVMNDELRGLLMNHADAATLEQAARRGGLRTLYEDGLRQALAGITSLEEVLRVTRSE; via the coding sequence ATGGTGATGCAACCCAGCGCCGATGGCCGACCCGCCACGTCCACAGCCCGGCCCCCCGAACCTGATGCCGTTGAGGCATTGTGCGCCTGGCTGGCCGACCACGCCGGGCTCAAGCCCGCGGACCTGGAGCGCGCGCTGCGTCTTGCCCCCGCCGGCAGCCCGCACAGTGCCTTGCCAGGGCTGTTGACGCGACTCGGGCTGGTGTCAGAACAGGAGATGGCGCGCGGCTGGGCAGCCGTGTTGGGGCTGCCACTGCAAGGCGGCGATACCGCCCCCGACACCCTGGAGCCGTTACCCGCGCTCAGCGAACGCTTCTTGCGCCACCACCAGGTGGTGCCCGTGGGCTGGCAGGAAGGCACCCTGCAATTGCTCATGGCCGACCCTCACCACGTCTACCCGCTGCGCGCCGCAGCCTACGCCGCCGGCTGCCCGGTGGCGCGCTGCGTGGGCACCCGCAGTGATATCGACAGCCTCATCGAACGCTACTACGGCCAAGGGCGCTCGGCCATGGGCAGCCTGGTGGAGCACCTGGACGGCGGCCACGGTGACCAGGCCGACGACATCGAGCACCTCAAGGACCTGGCCAGCGAGGCACCGGTGATCCGCATGGTCAACCTGATCCTCCAGCGCGCGGTGGAGCAGCGGGCCTCGGACATTCACATCGAGCCCTTCGAAAGCCAGTTCAAAGTGCGCTACCGGGTGGACGGTGTGTTGCTGGACGGTGAGGCACCGCCTGCGGCCTCCGCGCCGGCGGTGATTTCACGGGTCAAGATCATGGCCCGCCTGGACATCGCCGAACGCCGCCTGCCCCAGGACGGGCGCATCATGCTGCGCTTGCAGGGCAAGGAACTGGACCTGCGCGTGTCCACCGTGCCCACCAGCTTCGGCGAGTCGGTGGTGATGCGCCTGCTGGACCGCCAGACCGTCAGCTTCGACCTGCCCAGCCTCGGGTTCGACGGAGCTCGTTTGCAGGGGTTCCTGGCCTTGCTCGACAGGCCGCACGGCATCCTGCTGGTCACCGGCCCCACCGGCTCGGGCAAGACCACCACGCTGTACACCGCGCTGACCCGCCTCAACACCAGCGAGCGCAAGATCATCACCGTCGAAGACCCGGTGGAGTACCAAATCGAAGGCATCAACCAGATCCAGGTGAAACCGGCCATCGGCCTGGACTTCGCCGCCACCCTGCGCTCCATCGTGCGCCAGGACCCCGACGTGATCATGATCGGCGAAATGCGCGACCTGGAAACCTGCCGCATCGCCATTCAGTCCTCGCTCACCGGCCACCTGGTGCTGTCCACGCTGCACACCAACAGCGCCGCCGCGAGCATCACGCGCCTGCTGGACATGGGCGTGGAGAGCTACATGATCGCTTCCACGGTGATCGGCATCCTGGCTCAGCGCCTGGTACGCCGCCTGGACCCCGCCTGCAGTGAAGCGTTCGAGGCACCACCGGCGCTGGTGGCCGAGCACGGCCTGGACCGTTTCACCGATCAGCGCCCGATACGGCTGTACCGGCCCCGGACCGATGCGCCAGGGGGTGGTTACCGCGGCCGCTGCGCGATCACTGAGCTACTGGTGATGAACGATGAACTGCGCGGCCTGCTGATGAACCACGCCGATGCCGCCACCCTGGAGCAGGCGGCCCGCCGCGGCGGCCTGCGCACCTTGTACGAGGACGGCCTGCGTCAGGCGCTGGCCGGTATCACATCGCTGGAAGAAGTGCTGCGCGTCACCCGCAGCGAGTGA
- a CDS encoding general secretion pathway protein GspK, translating to MNRRQRGMALLLVLWAMALLAMLLGTLVVQVRQQARLGLWQTQHTRASLAAEAGLNLAVRALVDTDPQQRWVADGRVQTLRFDDAVLQVSVRSERGKLDLNAGAAGDFARLVAALGAGQGSALAAALDQRRSDNQPPLRALEELRDLPGMSTALYQALVPEVTVWSGQESPDPAFATPTLQRALGLPRVAALAGDAGQVLSIRSQAQLPDGFTAVIDSTVLLSPMENGARPFRVVRYNE from the coding sequence ATGAACCGCCGACAACGGGGCATGGCCCTGTTGCTGGTGCTGTGGGCCATGGCCCTGCTCGCCATGCTGCTGGGCACCCTGGTAGTGCAGGTGCGCCAGCAGGCGCGCCTGGGCCTGTGGCAAACGCAGCATACCCGCGCCAGCCTGGCGGCCGAAGCCGGGCTGAACCTGGCAGTGCGCGCGCTGGTTGACACCGACCCGCAGCAGCGCTGGGTGGCCGATGGTCGTGTACAAACGTTGCGTTTCGACGATGCCGTGCTGCAGGTCAGTGTCCGCAGCGAGCGCGGCAAGCTGGACCTCAATGCTGGAGCGGCCGGGGATTTCGCTCGCCTGGTCGCGGCTCTGGGCGCTGGACAAGGCTCGGCACTGGCCGCGGCCCTGGACCAGCGCCGCAGCGACAACCAGCCGCCCTTGCGTGCCCTGGAGGAGTTGCGTGACCTGCCCGGCATGAGCACCGCGCTGTACCAGGCGCTGGTGCCCGAGGTGACCGTGTGGAGCGGCCAGGAAAGCCCCGACCCGGCATTCGCCACCCCGACGCTGCAGCGTGCCCTGGGCCTGCCCCGCGTCGCCGCCCTGGCCGGGGACGCCGGCCAGGTGCTAAGTATCCGCAGCCAGGCGCAACTGCCCGACGGGTTCACCGCCGTGATCGACAGCACGGTGCTACTGTCACCCATGGAGAACGGCGCGCGGCCCTTCCGGGTGGTGCGCTACAACGAGTGA
- a CDS encoding type IV pilus modification PilV family protein, whose product MKRARGFGLVEMLAALAVFALGCTVLLVAFGQAARTLEQVRASDRLSLAARSLMDEQRGQRLQAGERNGRDGALRWRLRVTREPGPATLLPLWRLDLDVREGRRRLRVSTLAVQARPALDASR is encoded by the coding sequence ATGAAGCGCGCGAGGGGCTTTGGCCTGGTGGAAATGCTCGCCGCGCTGGCGGTGTTCGCGCTAGGCTGCACGGTGCTGCTGGTGGCGTTCGGGCAGGCGGCGCGCACCCTGGAGCAAGTACGCGCCAGTGACCGCCTGAGCCTGGCGGCCCGCAGCCTGATGGACGAGCAGCGCGGCCAGCGCCTGCAGGCCGGCGAGCGCAACGGCCGTGATGGCGCACTGCGCTGGCGCCTGCGCGTCACCCGCGAGCCAGGGCCGGCCACGCTGCTGCCCCTGTGGCGCCTGGACCTGGACGTGCGCGAAGGCCGGCGCCGGCTGCGTGTCAGCACCCTGGCGGTGCAAGCTCGGCCGGCCCTGGACGCCAGCCGATGA
- the gspM gene encoding type II secretion system protein GspM produces MRRALTPRERRVGAWLLVAALLAAFYALVLEPLLITPLQAIDSQMHTLAEQRLRYQRLLAQRPALEQGVQAAQGDDSGLLPGGDPSAVAADLMQQVAQRVKDNEALNGGCQLTQRMPIVAQDQGASPFRQVRLSLDLDCAIQPLTTLLQQLESDQPLLFVDELTVRRATHAPASGGAGRLGVHLLLSGYLSPAPPAQGTP; encoded by the coding sequence ATGCGCCGCGCCCTGACACCCCGTGAACGCCGCGTGGGCGCCTGGTTGCTGGTGGCCGCGCTGCTGGCGGCCTTCTACGCCCTGGTGCTGGAGCCATTGCTCATCACGCCGCTGCAGGCCATCGACAGCCAGATGCACACCCTGGCCGAACAACGGCTGCGTTACCAGCGCCTGTTGGCCCAGCGCCCGGCGCTGGAGCAGGGCGTGCAGGCCGCTCAGGGCGACGATAGCGGCCTGTTGCCCGGCGGCGACCCCAGCGCGGTGGCGGCCGACCTGATGCAGCAGGTGGCGCAGCGAGTCAAGGATAACGAAGCGCTCAACGGCGGCTGCCAATTGACCCAACGCATGCCGATCGTCGCCCAGGATCAGGGGGCCAGTCCCTTCCGCCAGGTGCGCCTGAGCCTGGACCTGGACTGCGCCATCCAGCCGTTGACCACACTGTTGCAGCAACTGGAGAGCGATCAGCCGCTGTTGTTCGTGGACGAACTCACCGTTCGCCGCGCCACTCACGCCCCTGCCAGCGGGGGCGCCGGGCGCCTGGGGGTACACCTGCTGCTCAGCGGTTACCTGTCGCCGGCGCCGCCCGCCCAGGGCACGCCATGA
- a CDS encoding GspH/FimT family pseudopilin yields MKGGPLPLPALRQAAGFTLLELLVVIALMAVALGVLGVGLGHGMAAARERQALGDIVGALRQARTQSVLSGQPRQVRFDLAGHRFQAPGQAPGRWPADWGVQLTTAAELGAAVAFFPDGSSTGGHLLVQRGTRQWRIDIGWLTGSVRLRAQP; encoded by the coding sequence ATGAAAGGCGGTCCTTTGCCCCTCCCAGCGCTGCGCCAAGCCGCCGGTTTCACGCTGCTGGAACTGCTGGTGGTCATCGCCCTGATGGCCGTGGCCCTGGGGGTGTTGGGTGTTGGCCTGGGGCACGGCATGGCCGCTGCGCGGGAGCGCCAGGCGCTGGGCGATATCGTCGGTGCGCTGCGTCAGGCGCGCACCCAGTCGGTGCTCAGCGGCCAGCCCCGGCAAGTACGCTTCGACCTGGCGGGCCATCGCTTTCAGGCCCCTGGCCAGGCGCCGGGGCGCTGGCCTGCCGACTGGGGGGTGCAGTTGACCACGGCCGCCGAACTGGGTGCGGCTGTGGCCTTCTTTCCCGACGGCAGTTCCACGGGCGGTCACCTGCTGGTGCAGCGCGGCACGCGCCAGTGGCGTATCGACATCGGCTGGTTGACCGGCAGCGTGCGCCTGCGGGCCCAGCCATGA
- the gspG gene encoding type II secretion system major pseudopilin GspG has translation MLPLPRARGFTLLEMLAVIVLLGIVATIVVRQVGGNVDKGKYGAGKAQLASLSMKVESYALDMGAPPKDLAQLVDRPAGDSRWSGPYAKPSDLKDPFGHPFGYRFPGQHGSFDLIFYGQDGQPGGEGYNADLGNWE, from the coding sequence ATGCTGCCGTTGCCTCGTGCTCGCGGTTTCACCCTGTTGGAAATGCTCGCCGTCATCGTATTGCTGGGCATTGTCGCCACCATTGTCGTGCGCCAGGTGGGTGGCAACGTCGACAAGGGCAAGTACGGCGCGGGCAAGGCGCAACTGGCCAGCCTGTCGATGAAGGTCGAGAGTTATGCCCTGGACATGGGCGCGCCGCCCAAGGATCTGGCACAGTTGGTGGACCGCCCTGCCGGCGACAGCCGCTGGTCGGGCCCTTATGCCAAGCCCTCGGACCTCAAGGACCCATTCGGCCACCCCTTCGGCTACCGCTTTCCCGGCCAGCACGGCAGTTTCGACCTGATTTTCTATGGCCAGGACGGCCAGCCGGGCGGCGAGGGCTATAACGCTGACCTGGGGAACTGGGAATGA
- a CDS encoding type II secretion system protein GspJ has translation MKRPASGFTLLEMLFALVLLGVLMGLLGSALLGANRAALKGEHYGQRLEALRASQNFLHRALEGALPVELPAQGDQQRVFDGERQRLVFAAGLNSALGGGLQVHTLELVEQGGHQALQVRFDQLLRGVARPWGQPQVLLDDVRDLRLSYRGRDERGQPTAWLPRWPWPARLPQAVRIELDSDGPVPWVAQVVALRLDLSETQGAP, from the coding sequence ATGAAACGCCCGGCCAGCGGTTTCACCTTGCTCGAAATGCTCTTCGCGCTGGTCCTGCTGGGGGTGCTGATGGGCCTGCTGGGCAGCGCATTGCTGGGGGCCAACCGCGCAGCCCTCAAAGGCGAGCACTATGGCCAACGCCTGGAGGCCCTGCGCGCCAGCCAGAACTTCCTGCACCGCGCCCTTGAAGGCGCCTTGCCGGTGGAGTTGCCGGCTCAGGGCGATCAGCAACGGGTGTTCGACGGCGAACGTCAGCGCCTGGTGTTTGCCGCGGGCCTCAACAGCGCCCTGGGGGGCGGCCTGCAGGTGCACACGCTTGAGCTGGTGGAGCAGGGCGGCCACCAGGCCTTGCAAGTGCGCTTCGATCAGTTGCTGCGTGGCGTCGCGCGGCCCTGGGGCCAGCCCCAGGTGTTGCTGGACGACGTGCGCGATCTGCGCCTGAGCTACCGCGGCCGTGACGAGCGCGGCCAGCCCACCGCCTGGCTACCCCGCTGGCCGTGGCCGGCGCGTTTGCCCCAGGCGGTGCGCATTGAACTGGACAGTGACGGACCGGTGCCCTGGGTGGCCCAGGTGGTGGCGCTGCGCCTGGACCTCAGTGAAACCCAGGGGGCACCATGA
- a CDS encoding general secretion pathway protein GspN, with the protein MTAWRQPLVQLLAGLALLLAGLWAWLATGIGSQPEWPAASAAPAQVAAVAVVEVPATVSLGEVANTWQTPLFSTTREPDRPVQMTRATPDLSGLRLTGVVIDGPLRRALFKQADGHDLSLREGGQLANGWRLQRIEAQAVVLELDGQVRRLQLPSPRLPNMPVPAPASSILLNRSAPSSPAPGGH; encoded by the coding sequence ATGACGGCCTGGCGCCAACCCCTGGTGCAACTGCTGGCCGGGCTGGCGCTGTTGCTGGCGGGGCTGTGGGCCTGGTTGGCCACGGGCATCGGCAGCCAGCCCGAGTGGCCCGCGGCGTCGGCCGCCCCGGCCCAGGTCGCCGCGGTGGCCGTCGTGGAGGTTCCAGCGACGGTGTCCCTGGGGGAGGTCGCCAATACCTGGCAAACACCTTTGTTCAGCACCACCCGCGAACCCGACCGACCCGTCCAAATGACCAGGGCGACCCCCGATCTCAGCGGCCTGCGCCTGACCGGCGTGGTCATCGATGGCCCGTTGCGCCGGGCCCTGTTCAAACAAGCCGACGGCCACGACCTGAGCCTGCGCGAAGGCGGCCAACTGGCCAACGGCTGGCGCTTGCAACGCATCGAGGCCCAGGCCGTGGTGCTGGAACTCGATGGCCAAGTCCGGCGCCTGCAATTGCCTTCGCCACGCTTGCCAAATATGCCGGTGCCTGCGCCGGCGTCGTCCATACTGCTGAACAGGTCCGCGCCTTCGTCGCCAGCCCCCGGGGGTCACTGA
- a CDS encoding type II secretion system protein GspL: protein MRAVSLWLWQERFKSRWQGSGAQVFCHAWGQELLASLPAGLRHGLQPGRPPRRCAWPLPGEIPEGERLILELPADRVLAQRLGLPLAAARDLHRVMDFELDRFTPFSADQVHYVVRREGMDTEQVWVTLAVIRREWLQHCLDTCSARGVVLAGIDVLDDDGQPMGLDLLPHAPSNRSRGRRLPGGLTVLCLALLVAVAWQWLHNRETALAAMVQDVQGLRTQAAEVAALRQRLDDAQGAAQFLARRRLAQPGRALVLSELTRCLPTDTWLQSLEITAQGQVDIAGFSSHASALIGQVKGCNHLADAQYQGVIQPDEASGRERFYMRAQARGEGGDAPRPDTP, encoded by the coding sequence ATGCGTGCAGTGTCCTTGTGGCTCTGGCAGGAACGGTTCAAAAGCCGCTGGCAGGGCAGCGGCGCCCAGGTCTTTTGCCACGCCTGGGGCCAGGAGCTGCTGGCCAGCCTGCCCGCCGGGTTGCGGCATGGCTTGCAGCCGGGCCGGCCGCCGCGGCGCTGCGCCTGGCCGTTGCCTGGCGAGATCCCAGAGGGCGAGCGGCTGATCCTCGAACTGCCGGCTGACCGCGTGCTGGCCCAGCGCTTGGGCCTGCCGCTGGCGGCGGCCCGCGACCTGCACCGGGTGATGGATTTCGAGCTGGACCGCTTCACCCCATTCAGCGCCGACCAGGTGCATTACGTGGTGCGCCGCGAGGGCATGGACACCGAACAGGTGTGGGTGACCCTGGCCGTGATCCGCCGTGAGTGGTTGCAGCACTGCCTGGACACCTGCAGCGCCCGCGGCGTGGTGCTGGCGGGTATCGATGTGCTGGACGACGACGGTCAGCCCATGGGCCTGGACCTGCTGCCCCACGCACCCTCCAACCGTAGCCGCGGCAGGCGCCTGCCCGGGGGGCTGACGGTGCTGTGCCTGGCGCTGCTGGTGGCGGTGGCGTGGCAGTGGCTGCACAACCGCGAGACCGCGCTGGCCGCCATGGTCCAGGATGTCCAGGGCCTGCGCACCCAGGCCGCGGAGGTAGCGGCCTTGCGCCAGCGCCTGGACGACGCCCAGGGCGCGGCGCAGTTCCTGGCCCGGCGCCGGCTCGCCCAGCCGGGCCGCGCCCTGGTATTGAGTGAACTGACCCGCTGCCTGCCCACCGACACCTGGCTGCAGAGCCTGGAAATCACTGCTCAAGGCCAAGTGGACATTGCCGGCTTCAGCAGCCATGCCAGCGCCTTGATCGGCCAGGTCAAGGGCTGCAACCACCTGGCCGATGCCCAGTATCAGGGGGTGATCCAGCCGGACGAAGCCAGCGGCCGCGAACGTTTCTACATGCGCGCCCAGGCGCGCGGGGAGGGTGGCGATGCGCCGCGCCCTGACACCCCGTGA